A single region of the Microlunatus panaciterrae genome encodes:
- a CDS encoding DUF559 domain-containing protein translates to MIRQNGGVIAVRDHPQFASTLSRLVRERQLVASLPGVYVPLELSRDPLTRIRAAMMWDPDAVVFGGGAALVSFWPGLQVGDIALAVPGNRRITRPGYRIVRRVVPPELVRTRGPVRFTAPALTALDLCDTPVGAGGIDTVLRTRAATLAQLHQALEDTRHRRGNQDRRALLLDSRDEPWSAAERLAHRLLREAGISGWRANVAIATVGQIYFGDIVFRRQRLVLEVDGRRFHDDLATDTFEYDRWRQNHLVLAGWRVLRVTWTMLTDHPVQVVSLVRQALEGP, encoded by the coding sequence GTGATCCGGCAGAACGGCGGGGTGATCGCCGTGCGTGACCATCCTCAGTTCGCCAGCACACTCAGCCGTCTGGTCCGGGAACGCCAGCTGGTGGCCAGCCTGCCGGGCGTCTACGTTCCGCTCGAGCTGAGCCGCGACCCGTTGACCAGGATCCGCGCGGCGATGATGTGGGACCCCGACGCGGTGGTCTTCGGTGGCGGGGCTGCGCTGGTGTCGTTCTGGCCCGGGCTCCAGGTCGGCGACATCGCGTTGGCCGTGCCCGGCAACCGGAGGATCACGAGGCCCGGCTACCGGATCGTCCGCAGGGTCGTTCCGCCAGAGCTGGTCCGCACCCGAGGGCCGGTGCGATTCACGGCTCCCGCGCTCACCGCGCTCGACCTGTGCGACACCCCTGTCGGGGCTGGCGGCATCGACACCGTCCTGCGCACCCGAGCCGCCACGCTCGCCCAGTTGCATCAGGCATTGGAGGACACCCGGCACCGTCGCGGCAACCAGGACCGCCGGGCGCTGCTGCTGGACTCCCGCGATGAGCCCTGGTCGGCCGCCGAGCGGCTGGCGCACCGGCTGCTGCGAGAGGCGGGGATCTCCGGCTGGCGGGCCAACGTGGCCATCGCCACGGTGGGCCAGATCTACTTCGGCGATATCGTCTTTCGGCGGCAGCGGCTGGTGCTCGAGGTTGATGGGCGGAGGTTCCACGACGACCTCGCCACCGACACCTTCGAGTACGACCGGTGGCGGCAGAACCACCTCGTGCTGGCCGGGTGGCGTGTTCTGCGGGTCACCTGGACGATGCTGACCGACCATCCGGTGCAGGTCGTCTCCCTGGTCCGACAGGCGTTGGAGGGTCCGTGA
- a CDS encoding LysR substrate-binding domain-containing protein has product MELRQLEHFIAVAEEQHFTHAAELLQISQSGLSASIRALETELGSPLFVRSTRRVELTPAGRAFLDEAVRTVASATAAKNAVAAVQGVLRGTMSVGTEQCLGVLNLPQELAGFRSRHPGVEVRLSYEGSADLVAKVGAGQVDLALVAICDPDPIGLQLVPLSVESFVVLCHPSHPVAALTSVEIDRLVGESFVGFLPGWGARVLAERAFASIGSPHRVSMEVNDVHTLLDLVEHGLGIAIVPEHFARKRPDKLAAVAIDHDRLQWRVAVALPHQPSPAAKELLSQFDVSAQSAPTAAA; this is encoded by the coding sequence GTGGAACTTCGCCAGCTGGAGCACTTCATCGCCGTCGCCGAGGAGCAGCACTTCACCCACGCCGCCGAGCTGCTGCAGATCTCTCAGTCGGGACTGTCGGCATCGATCCGGGCGCTGGAGACCGAGCTCGGCTCACCGCTGTTCGTCCGCAGCACCCGTCGGGTGGAGCTCACCCCGGCGGGCCGTGCCTTCCTGGACGAGGCGGTGCGTACGGTGGCCAGCGCCACCGCAGCCAAGAACGCCGTGGCTGCGGTCCAGGGGGTGCTGCGGGGGACGATGAGCGTCGGTACCGAGCAGTGCCTCGGAGTGCTGAACCTGCCGCAGGAGCTGGCCGGATTCCGTAGCCGGCATCCGGGCGTCGAGGTGCGGCTCAGCTATGAGGGTTCGGCCGACCTGGTGGCCAAGGTCGGCGCCGGGCAGGTCGATCTGGCGCTGGTGGCGATCTGCGACCCCGACCCGATCGGGCTCCAGCTGGTCCCGCTGTCGGTCGAGTCGTTCGTCGTACTGTGCCATCCGAGCCATCCGGTCGCGGCGCTCACCTCGGTCGAGATCGACCGGTTGGTGGGGGAGAGCTTCGTCGGATTCCTTCCGGGCTGGGGTGCCCGGGTGCTGGCTGAGCGCGCCTTCGCTTCGATCGGGTCACCCCACCGGGTGTCGATGGAGGTCAACGACGTACACACCCTGCTGGACCTGGTGGAGCACGGGCTCGGCATCGCCATCGTGCCGGAGCACTTCGCGCGCAAGCGACCCGACAAGCTGGCTGCGGTCGCCATCGACCACGACCGGTTGCAGTGGCGTGTCGCGGTGGCGCTGCCGCACCAGCCGTCGCCGGCGGCCAAGGAGCTGCTGTCCCAGTTCGATGTCAGCGCGCAGAGTGCGCCGACGGCGGCCGCCTGA
- a CDS encoding Gfo/Idh/MocA family protein, translating into MAAPLRVAVLSFWHVHAGDYARQTQQHPGTELVAVWDDDEERGKLGAEQFGVEYVSDLDALLARDDIDAVTITTSTDVHRDIMVKAAEAGKHIFTEKLLAPTVAEAEEIIAAADANDVKLIVSLPRLYHGYTQAITEVITSGKLGRITYGRVRLSHSGAVRNWLPERFYDPQTAIGGALTDLGCHPVYLTQLFLGEAPNTVSATYRSVTERAVDDHAVVTVGYDDQAIGVIEAGFVSQNPFTIELNGTEGSLRYTDAGNHLTVFGEAFGDGWQSVDVPEHGQDAYGQWVDHISNGTRADDNLARAVELTRLVVAANASAADGRSVIL; encoded by the coding sequence TTGGCCGCACCACTCAGGGTCGCCGTCCTCAGCTTCTGGCATGTCCATGCCGGCGACTACGCGCGTCAGACCCAGCAGCATCCCGGCACCGAGTTGGTGGCCGTCTGGGACGATGACGAGGAGCGCGGCAAGCTCGGCGCCGAGCAGTTCGGGGTCGAGTACGTCTCCGACCTGGACGCCCTGCTGGCCCGCGACGACATCGACGCTGTCACCATCACGACCTCCACCGACGTTCACCGCGACATCATGGTGAAGGCCGCCGAGGCTGGCAAGCACATCTTCACCGAGAAGCTGCTAGCGCCCACGGTCGCCGAGGCCGAGGAGATCATCGCCGCCGCCGACGCGAACGACGTCAAGCTGATCGTGTCGTTGCCACGGCTCTACCACGGCTATACACAGGCCATCACGGAGGTCATCACCTCCGGCAAGCTGGGGCGGATCACCTACGGCCGGGTCCGGCTCTCGCACTCCGGCGCGGTCCGCAACTGGCTGCCCGAGCGCTTCTACGATCCGCAGACGGCGATCGGCGGCGCACTCACCGACCTGGGCTGTCACCCGGTCTACCTGACCCAGCTCTTCCTCGGGGAAGCGCCGAACACCGTCAGCGCCACCTACCGCTCGGTCACCGAGCGGGCGGTCGACGACCATGCAGTGGTGACGGTCGGCTACGACGACCAGGCCATCGGCGTGATCGAAGCCGGCTTCGTCAGCCAGAACCCGTTCACGATCGAGCTCAACGGCACTGAGGGCAGCCTGCGCTACACCGATGCTGGCAACCACCTGACCGTGTTCGGCGAGGCGTTCGGCGACGGCTGGCAGAGTGTCGATGTCCCAGAGCACGGGCAGGATGCCTACGGCCAGTGGGTCGACCACATCAGCAACGGCACCCGGGCCGACGACAACCTGGCCCGCGCTGTGGAGCTGACCCGGCTGGTGGTGGCCGCGAACGCCTCAGCCGCCGACGGCCGCTCCGTCATCCTCTAA
- a CDS encoding Gfo/Idh/MocA family protein, protein MTSTPIKVGLIGGGGIASAHIKGYQAYADKIGVTAVADADAETAKRRAEELGATAYTDFNELIADADIDAVDICLPHHLHKDAIVAAAKAGKHILCEKPLCLSPDEAREVQAAVTENGVTLMSAHNQLFMPAVAKAKELLEAGTIGTVYEVRTTDSFFNNFDPANMGWRASAKTSGGGELIDTGYHPSYLMLHLAGGSPVEATALLSTHRLRFMEGEDSAQVLIRFDNGVVGHLVTSWAYTPATVTERFSAVGELGSLHSDGTSLTYNLRSGESETFDFEPVDTIPAEIGHFADCLINNTRPLHTEKEGIEVLGMILAAYEGAKNKSIAPVLQV, encoded by the coding sequence ATGACATCCACCCCCATCAAGGTCGGCCTGATCGGCGGCGGCGGTATCGCCAGCGCCCACATCAAGGGCTACCAGGCCTATGCCGACAAGATCGGCGTCACGGCAGTCGCCGACGCCGACGCCGAGACCGCCAAGCGCCGGGCCGAGGAGCTCGGTGCAACGGCGTACACCGACTTCAACGAGCTGATCGCCGATGCCGACATCGACGCGGTCGACATCTGCCTGCCGCACCATCTGCACAAGGACGCCATCGTCGCCGCGGCGAAGGCCGGCAAGCACATCCTGTGCGAGAAGCCGCTGTGCCTGAGCCCGGACGAGGCCCGCGAGGTGCAGGCGGCTGTGACGGAGAACGGTGTCACGCTGATGAGCGCCCACAACCAGCTGTTCATGCCGGCTGTCGCCAAGGCCAAGGAGCTGCTGGAGGCCGGCACCATCGGCACGGTCTACGAGGTCCGTACGACCGACAGCTTCTTCAACAACTTCGACCCGGCCAACATGGGCTGGCGGGCCAGCGCCAAGACCAGTGGCGGCGGTGAGCTGATCGACACCGGCTACCACCCCAGCTATCTGATGCTGCACCTGGCCGGCGGCTCCCCCGTCGAGGCGACGGCGCTCCTTTCCACCCACCGGTTGAGGTTCATGGAGGGTGAGGACTCCGCCCAGGTGCTGATCCGGTTCGACAACGGCGTGGTGGGGCATCTGGTCACCAGCTGGGCCTACACCCCGGCGACGGTCACCGAGCGCTTCTCCGCAGTCGGTGAGCTCGGCTCTCTGCACAGCGACGGCACCTCGCTGACCTACAACCTGCGCAGCGGCGAGTCCGAGACCTTCGACTTCGAGCCGGTTGACACGATTCCTGCCGAGATCGGTCACTTCGCTGACTGCCTGATCAACAACACCCGCCCGCTGCACACCGAGAAGGAGGGCATCGAGGTGCTCGGCATGATCCTGGCCGCCTACGAGGGCGCCAAGAACAAGAGCATCGCCCCGGTCCTCCAGGTCTAG
- a CDS encoding DUF4129 domain-containing protein, translated as MRLRTRSVGALVGVVTVLVLALLGAATGGSWTLEHRNFPQFARPDRPFEMPTPAGGMPGPASATPQPHPPALHLDLSWLGTLALAVGVLAAVGLLWWLWQRFRRTVSTVREDPRGLGAALVADQAMPDLPVLRQGIAAATRSLDRISDPNNAIVAAWLELEEAADGSGVTRQPAQTPTEFTVDVLARTEADPVATRELLRLYHRARFSSAGVGPNEVAAARACLGRLAASWTGAAPGPTP; from the coding sequence TTGCGGTTACGCACGCGGTCGGTCGGCGCCCTGGTGGGTGTCGTCACCGTGCTCGTGCTGGCGCTGCTGGGCGCCGCTACCGGCGGCTCCTGGACGCTGGAGCACCGCAACTTTCCACAGTTCGCCCGGCCGGATCGACCGTTCGAGATGCCGACGCCGGCAGGGGGCATGCCAGGCCCGGCATCGGCGACCCCACAGCCCCACCCGCCGGCGCTGCACCTCGACCTCAGCTGGCTGGGCACGCTGGCCCTCGCTGTCGGGGTGCTCGCCGCGGTCGGCCTGCTCTGGTGGCTCTGGCAGCGCTTTCGGCGCACGGTGTCGACGGTACGGGAGGACCCGCGGGGCCTGGGGGCTGCCTTGGTTGCCGACCAGGCGATGCCCGATCTGCCGGTGCTGCGGCAGGGCATTGCTGCGGCCACCCGCTCCCTGGACCGGATCTCCGACCCCAACAACGCCATCGTCGCTGCCTGGCTCGAGTTGGAGGAGGCCGCCGACGGCTCCGGGGTGACCCGGCAACCGGCCCAGACCCCGACCGAGTTCACCGTCGACGTGCTGGCTCGGACCGAGGCCGATCCGGTCGCCACGCGCGAGTTGCTGCGGCTCTACCACCGGGCCCGGTTCTCCAGCGCCGGCGTCGGTCCGAATGAGGTCGCCGCCGCTCGGGCCTGCCTGGGTCGGCTGGCTGCCAGCTGGACCGGCGCAGCACCGGGGCCGACGCCATGA
- a CDS encoding AAA family ATPase, producing MVTAQPLPVAEVSRLCGTVLTEVGTVVVGMESALRTALAAILAGGHVLFEDVPGLGKTLAARSLATALGLDFRRLQCTPDLLPADITGSYVFDPAESQFVFRAGPVFTGLFLADEINRTAPKTQSALLEAMAERQVTVEGHSFPLAKPFHVMATSNPVEYEGTYPLPEAQLDRFMVRLAVGYPDRQAETEVLIRRLERRTEEASVRQVVDPETVLAMQAGVEAVEVDRDISRYCVDLAAATRGHGAVEVGASPRGSQALVLVARALAVLSGRDYVTPEDVKEIAVSALAHRLTLNPQTWATGLQPADLVQTLLSQVPGPAAVASAR from the coding sequence ATGGTGACCGCCCAACCACTGCCCGTAGCCGAGGTGTCGCGTCTGTGCGGCACTGTCCTTACCGAGGTCGGGACCGTCGTCGTCGGGATGGAGTCGGCGCTGCGGACCGCGCTGGCCGCCATCCTTGCCGGCGGGCATGTCCTGTTCGAGGATGTCCCGGGGCTGGGCAAGACGCTGGCTGCCCGCAGCCTCGCCACCGCTCTCGGCCTGGACTTCCGCCGGTTGCAGTGCACCCCGGACCTGCTGCCGGCCGACATCACCGGCTCGTACGTGTTCGACCCCGCCGAGTCGCAGTTCGTCTTCCGGGCCGGGCCGGTGTTCACCGGTCTGTTCCTGGCCGACGAGATCAACCGGACAGCGCCCAAGACCCAGTCGGCGCTGTTGGAGGCGATGGCCGAACGCCAGGTCACCGTCGAGGGGCACAGCTTCCCGCTGGCGAAGCCGTTCCATGTGATGGCCACCTCCAACCCGGTCGAGTACGAGGGCACCTACCCGCTGCCTGAGGCCCAGCTGGACCGCTTCATGGTCCGGCTCGCCGTCGGCTACCCCGATCGTCAGGCGGAGACGGAGGTCTTGATCCGACGGTTGGAGCGCCGCACCGAGGAGGCCTCGGTCCGCCAGGTGGTGGACCCGGAGACGGTGCTGGCCATGCAGGCGGGTGTCGAGGCAGTCGAGGTCGACCGTGACATCAGCCGCTACTGCGTCGACCTGGCCGCCGCGACCCGCGGGCATGGCGCGGTCGAGGTCGGCGCCTCCCCGCGTGGTTCACAGGCTCTGGTCCTGGTCGCCCGGGCACTGGCTGTGCTGTCGGGCCGTGACTATGTGACGCCGGAGGACGTGAAGGAGATCGCGGTCAGCGCGTTGGCCCACCGGCTCACCCTCAACCCGCAGACCTGGGCGACCGGCCTGCAGCCCGCCGACCTGGTCCAGACACTGCTGTCCCAGGTGCCCGGACCGGCCGCCGTCGCCTCGGCCCGTTGA
- a CDS encoding DUF58 domain-containing protein: protein MSIPEYRPPPALPQRWRTSVAAGAWTVAGMALLVLGLLTRRPDVGVLGVPLVLTVVWNWLHRPDRSGTASLRVGGQLAEPGEIVGRLTLSPAPSVASMHVRVAAPGHRTSEVLVAARQQRELRLTMSTVRTGQHTVFSTDCLEAGADHLVRHTPFSVRPVTVMVLPAAKPLRQLPLPFRLQGLTGAHNSRRAGDGGDLHDINLFQPGDRLRRIDWRVTARRGQTPAAAGPGSARLTDLYVRRTFATADATVMLVLDSRDEVGPDISNWSGATEVRQDQATSLDVAREAAASLARRFLDGGDRVGLEDLGRMRRPVPPAGGRQQLRRLVHHLALAQPEGEPKPRRRAPRLPSGALIIVFSTFLDDDVARLAWLWRQSGHRVIAVDVLPRLEGGSLPPRLHTAYRIIRMERGDRLRALAGTGVELVHWEGDPDGNGSTENVQVSLMALARRRADRR, encoded by the coding sequence GTGAGCATCCCCGAATACCGTCCGCCGCCGGCACTCCCCCAGCGCTGGCGCACCAGCGTCGCCGCCGGCGCCTGGACGGTGGCCGGGATGGCCCTGCTGGTGCTCGGCCTGTTGACCAGGCGCCCGGATGTCGGGGTTCTCGGCGTACCGCTGGTGCTCACCGTGGTCTGGAACTGGCTGCACCGGCCGGACCGGTCGGGGACCGCCTCGCTGCGGGTCGGCGGCCAACTGGCCGAACCGGGAGAGATCGTCGGCCGGTTGACCCTCTCACCGGCGCCCTCGGTCGCCAGCATGCACGTGCGGGTGGCCGCACCCGGGCACCGGACCAGCGAGGTGCTGGTCGCTGCCCGGCAGCAGCGGGAGCTGCGGCTGACGATGTCGACCGTACGCACCGGGCAGCACACGGTGTTCTCCACCGACTGCCTGGAGGCGGGAGCCGACCACCTGGTACGGCACACCCCGTTCTCGGTACGGCCGGTGACCGTCATGGTGCTGCCCGCGGCGAAACCGCTCCGCCAGCTGCCGCTGCCGTTCCGCCTCCAGGGCCTGACCGGAGCCCATAACTCACGACGTGCCGGCGACGGGGGCGACCTGCACGACATCAACCTGTTCCAGCCGGGCGACCGGCTCCGCCGGATCGACTGGCGGGTGACGGCCCGACGCGGCCAGACGCCCGCTGCGGCTGGACCGGGCTCCGCCCGGCTGACCGACCTCTACGTCCGGCGGACGTTCGCCACCGCCGATGCGACAGTGATGCTCGTCCTGGACTCCCGCGACGAGGTCGGTCCCGACATCTCGAACTGGAGCGGGGCGACCGAGGTCCGCCAGGACCAGGCCACCTCACTGGACGTGGCCCGGGAGGCGGCGGCCTCGTTGGCCCGCCGCTTCCTCGACGGCGGTGACCGGGTCGGTCTCGAAGACCTGGGCAGGATGCGCCGACCGGTCCCGCCGGCGGGCGGCCGCCAGCAGCTCCGGCGGCTGGTACACCACCTCGCGCTGGCTCAACCCGAGGGCGAACCCAAGCCGCGGCGGCGGGCTCCCCGGCTGCCGTCGGGTGCCCTGATCATCGTGTTCTCCACCTTCCTCGACGACGACGTGGCCCGGCTGGCCTGGTTGTGGCGGCAGAGCGGGCATCGGGTGATCGCCGTCGACGTGCTGCCCAGGCTCGAGGGTGGATCGCTGCCGCCGCGGTTGCACACCGCCTACCGGATCATCCGGATGGAACGTGGCGACCGGTTGCGCGCGCTGGCGGGCACCGGGGTCGAGCTGGTGCACTGGGAGGGCGACCCGGACGGCAACGGCTCTACGGAGAACGTCCAGGTCTCGCTGATGGCGCTGGCCCGCAGACGGGCGGACCGGCGATGA
- a CDS encoding nucleoside hydrolase produces MNVALDTDIGTDVDDLLALAVLFGSPELDLVAVTTVYGDTQLRAQMVARAYRAALRDLPPIVPGLRQPRSGREIYWPGHEGDLMPDLGRESVDADLDAADVLARTPLVIGIGPLTNIAEAVERPGCGIEQLYLMGGNFPGGIEHNISCDVVAAAAVFEAQVPVTIIGIDQTSRARIDPAAVELFDHAGDFGQLVAAHVLQYWQVTGRGHNTPHDPLAVLMITNPELFTFVNGTITVTETSKGDGRTEFSPDPAGPHRIVADFEVAAATEEIVRRICAAPQPL; encoded by the coding sequence GTGAACGTCGCCCTCGACACCGACATCGGCACCGATGTCGATGACCTGCTGGCCCTCGCCGTCCTGTTCGGCTCCCCCGAGCTCGACCTGGTGGCGGTCACCACGGTGTACGGCGACACCCAGCTCCGGGCCCAGATGGTGGCCCGGGCCTACCGGGCAGCCCTGCGGGACCTGCCCCCGATCGTTCCCGGTCTGCGGCAGCCCCGGTCGGGCCGCGAGATCTACTGGCCCGGTCACGAGGGTGATCTGATGCCCGACCTCGGCCGCGAGTCGGTGGACGCCGATCTTGACGCGGCCGACGTACTCGCTCGTACGCCACTCGTGATCGGGATCGGTCCACTGACCAACATCGCCGAGGCAGTCGAGCGGCCCGGCTGCGGCATCGAGCAGCTCTACCTGATGGGTGGCAACTTTCCCGGCGGAATCGAACACAACATCAGCTGCGACGTGGTGGCCGCTGCAGCCGTGTTCGAGGCCCAGGTCCCGGTGACGATCATCGGCATCGACCAGACCAGCCGAGCCAGGATCGATCCGGCGGCAGTGGAGCTGTTCGATCATGCCGGCGACTTCGGCCAGCTGGTGGCCGCTCACGTGCTGCAGTACTGGCAGGTGACCGGCCGCGGCCACAACACTCCGCACGACCCGCTCGCGGTGTTGATGATCACCAACCCGGAGCTGTTCACCTTCGTCAACGGGACGATCACGGTGACCGAGACGAGCAAGGGAGACGGGCGCACCGAGTTCAGCCCTGACCCGGCCGGGCCGCACCGGATCGTCGCCGACTTCGAGGTGGCCGCGGCAACAGAGGAGATCGTCCGGCGGATCTGCGCCGCCCCGCAGCCACTCTGA
- a CDS encoding mannitol dehydrogenase family protein, whose amino-acid sequence MNGKSARSKGGITERKVVEMDQRTEHEFLAGATPDLELPSYDRTGLKAGIVHFGVGGFHRAHQAMTIDRLLSAGLARDWAICGVGVLPGDRRMKDVMEAQDGLYTLLIKHPDGSRDARVIGSIIDYLLAPDDPEAVIERLAHQDTRIASLTVTEGGYNNHPVTGQFDKTNPQILADLAPDAVPATVFGLVTEALRRRRDRDLGAFTVMTCDNIQENGRVCHDAFLAFAELKDPELARWVDAETSFPNSMVDRITPVTSDEDRAEIKQRYGVEDAWPVVAEPFFQWVLEDHFVKGRPPYEEAGVQLVDDVEPYELMKLRLLNASHQALAYFGHLAGYTYAHEAAGDPLFAEFLLAYMRKEAAPTLKPVPGIDLGDYMETLIERFSNPEVRDTIARLAAESSDRIPKWLVPVIQQNLADGGEIRLSAAVVASWARYAEGVDEQGNPITVVDRLAESLKATAARQHDEPTAFIENRQLFADLVDDERFVSAYTWALDSLHKDGARATLQALVAR is encoded by the coding sequence TTGAATGGGAAATCGGCCCGGTCCAAGGGCGGGATCACCGAACGGAAGGTCGTCGAGATGGATCAGCGCACCGAGCATGAGTTCCTGGCCGGGGCCACGCCCGACCTGGAGCTCCCGTCGTACGACCGGACCGGCCTCAAGGCCGGCATCGTGCACTTCGGGGTCGGCGGCTTCCACCGTGCGCACCAGGCAATGACGATCGACCGACTGTTGAGTGCCGGGCTGGCCCGTGACTGGGCGATCTGTGGAGTGGGCGTCCTGCCCGGAGACCGTCGGATGAAGGACGTGATGGAGGCGCAGGATGGGCTCTACACGTTGTTGATCAAGCACCCCGACGGCAGCCGGGATGCCCGGGTGATCGGCTCCATCATCGACTACCTGCTCGCTCCGGACGACCCCGAGGCAGTGATCGAACGGCTGGCGCACCAGGACACCAGGATCGCCTCTCTGACCGTGACCGAGGGTGGCTACAACAACCACCCGGTCACCGGCCAGTTCGACAAGACGAACCCGCAGATCCTGGCCGACCTGGCGCCGGATGCCGTCCCGGCCACCGTCTTCGGACTGGTCACCGAGGCGCTGCGCCGCCGCCGTGACCGCGACCTGGGGGCGTTCACGGTGATGACCTGCGACAACATCCAGGAGAACGGTCGGGTCTGCCACGACGCGTTCCTCGCCTTCGCGGAGCTGAAGGATCCCGAGCTGGCGCGGTGGGTCGATGCCGAGACGAGCTTCCCGAACTCGATGGTGGACCGCATCACCCCGGTCACCTCAGACGAGGACCGGGCGGAGATCAAGCAGCGGTATGGCGTCGAGGACGCCTGGCCGGTGGTAGCCGAGCCCTTCTTCCAGTGGGTGCTCGAGGACCACTTCGTCAAGGGCCGGCCGCCGTACGAGGAGGCCGGCGTGCAGCTGGTGGACGACGTCGAGCCGTACGAGCTGATGAAGCTGCGGCTGTTGAACGCGAGCCACCAGGCGCTTGCCTACTTCGGCCACCTGGCCGGCTACACCTATGCCCATGAGGCGGCTGGAGACCCGCTGTTCGCCGAGTTCCTGCTCGCCTACATGCGCAAGGAGGCCGCGCCCACCCTCAAGCCGGTACCGGGGATCGATCTCGGCGACTACATGGAGACGTTGATCGAGCGCTTCTCCAACCCCGAGGTCCGCGACACGATCGCCCGGCTCGCGGCCGAGTCGTCCGACCGGATCCCGAAGTGGCTGGTGCCGGTGATCCAGCAGAACCTGGCCGACGGAGGGGAGATCCGGCTGTCGGCAGCTGTCGTGGCCAGCTGGGCCAGGTACGCGGAGGGGGTCGACGAGCAGGGCAACCCGATCACGGTGGTGGACCGGCTGGCCGAGTCGCTGAAGGCGACGGCGGCACGGCAGCACGACGAGCCGACCGCTTTCATCGAGAACCGTCAGCTGTTCGCCGACCTGGTCGACGACGAGCGGTTCGTTTCGGCGTACACGTGGGCGCTGGACTCGCTGCACAAGGACGGAGCCCGGGCCACGCTCCAGGCGCTGGTGGCTCGCTGA
- a CDS encoding gamma carbonic anhydrase family protein: MTPHILSFGDATPEVDANAWLAPTATVIGQATVEARASVFYGAVIRADMDRVSLGAGSNLQDNVVVHTDTGFPTVIGAGVSVGHSAVVHGCTVEDDCLIGMNATVLNGAVIGTGSLVAAGAVVLEGTVIPPRSLVAGVPGKVRRQLTDEEFAHVVENARIYVGLAARHRDAERVRS, from the coding sequence ATGACCCCACACATCCTCAGCTTCGGCGACGCGACCCCCGAGGTCGATGCCAACGCCTGGCTGGCGCCGACAGCGACGGTGATCGGGCAGGCCACCGTCGAGGCACGGGCGAGTGTCTTCTACGGGGCAGTGATCCGTGCGGATATGGACCGGGTGAGCCTCGGCGCGGGCAGCAACCTGCAGGACAATGTGGTCGTCCACACCGATACCGGATTCCCAACCGTCATCGGCGCCGGGGTGAGTGTCGGACACTCCGCCGTCGTTCATGGCTGCACCGTTGAGGACGACTGCCTGATCGGCATGAACGCCACCGTCCTGAACGGTGCCGTGATCGGCACCGGCTCGCTGGTGGCCGCCGGCGCCGTTGTACTAGAGGGGACGGTGATCCCGCCCCGCTCGCTGGTCGCCGGAGTCCCCGGAAAAGTCCGCCGCCAGCTGACCGACGAGGAGTTCGCGCACGTGGTGGAGAACGCCCGGATCTATGTCGGTCTCGCGGCCCGCCACCGCGACGCGGAGCGGGTGCGGTCGTGA
- a CDS encoding aldo/keto reductase — protein sequence MVKTMDYTHLGRTGLTVSRLCLGTMNFGPQTDESTSYSIMDSAHEYGVNFFDTANGYGGSKGKGATETILGNYFAQGGGRREKTVLATKVYGDMDEWPNNGKLSALNIRRALDASLKRLQTDYIDLYQFHHVDRATPWDEIWQALETAVAQGKVLYVGSSNFAGWHIAKAQEAAARRNFTGLVSEQSIYNLLKREVELEVLPAAQDYGLGVIPWSPLHGGLLGGVLKKEVQGVRRLEGRAAETLAEHREQIEAYESFADELGHEPGQLALAWLLHQPAVTAPIIGPRTQEQLDTAVKAMEISLDESALTKLDEIFPGHKPAPEDYAW from the coding sequence ATGGTGAAAACCATGGATTACACCCATCTCGGCCGCACAGGCCTCACCGTTTCTCGTCTCTGCCTCGGCACCATGAACTTTGGTCCGCAGACCGACGAGAGCACCTCCTACTCGATCATGGACTCCGCTCACGAATACGGCGTCAACTTCTTTGACACCGCCAACGGCTATGGCGGCAGCAAGGGCAAGGGTGCCACCGAGACCATCCTCGGCAACTACTTCGCCCAGGGTGGCGGCCGTCGCGAGAAGACCGTCCTCGCCACCAAGGTGTACGGCGACATGGACGAGTGGCCGAACAACGGCAAGCTGTCCGCGCTGAACATCCGCCGCGCGCTGGACGCCAGCCTGAAGCGGCTGCAGACCGACTACATCGACCTCTACCAGTTCCACCACGTCGACCGGGCCACCCCGTGGGACGAGATCTGGCAGGCCCTCGAGACTGCGGTCGCGCAGGGCAAGGTGCTCTACGTCGGCAGCAGCAACTTCGCCGGCTGGCACATCGCCAAGGCCCAGGAGGCCGCCGCTCGGCGTAACTTCACCGGCCTGGTGAGCGAGCAGTCGATCTACAACCTGCTCAAGCGCGAGGTCGAGCTCGAGGTGCTGCCGGCCGCGCAGGACTACGGCCTCGGTGTCATCCCGTGGTCGCCGCTGCACGGCGGTCTGCTCGGCGGTGTGCTGAAGAAAGAGGTCCAGGGCGTCCGTCGCCTCGAGGGTCGGGCTGCGGAAACGCTGGCCGAGCACCGCGAGCAGATCGAGGCGTACGAGAGCTTCGCCGACGAGCTCGGGCACGAGCCGGGTCAGCTGGCACTGGCGTGGCTGCTGCATCAGCCGGCCGTGACCGCGCCGATCATCGGCCCGCGAACCCAGGAGCAGCTCGACACCGCCGTCAAGGCGATGGAGATCTCCCTGGACGAGAGCGCCCTCACCAAGCTGGACGAGATCTTCCCGGGCCACAAGCCGGCCCCGGAGGACTACGCCTGGTGA